The following coding sequences lie in one Labrus bergylta chromosome 13, fLabBer1.1, whole genome shotgun sequence genomic window:
- the atp5mc3a gene encoding ATP synthase membrane subunit c locus 3a: MYACAKFVSTPALVRAGSRALYRPLSASVLSRPDITTESGAAVMPQSPLNQLTLRGFQTSAVSRDIDTAAKFIGAGAATVGVAGSGAGIGTVFGSLIIGYARNPSLKQQLFSYAILGFALSEAMGLFCLMVAFLILFAM, translated from the exons ATGTACGCCTGTGCAAAATTCGTCTCCACGCCGGCTCTG GTCCGTGCTGGTTCCCGGGCTCTTTACAGACCCCTGTCTGCCTCTGTGCTGTCCAGGCCTGACATCACAACAGAG AGCGGTGCGGCTGTGATGCCACAGAGCCCTCTCAACCAACTCACACTGAGGGGCTTCCAGACCAGTGCTGTCAGCAGGGATATTGACACTGCTGCCAAGTTCATCGGAGCTGGTGCTGCCACAGTTGGAGTAGCTGGATCCGGAGCTGGTATTGGGACAGTGTTTGGCAGTCTCATTATCGGATATGCTAG GAACCCATctctgaagcagcagctgttcTCATATGCCATCCTGGGATTCGCCCTGTCTGAAGCTATGGGACTGTTCTGTCTGATGGTTGCTTTCCTTATCCTGTTTGCTATGTGA